ATTGACTTGATCTCTCCATAGTACCACGTTTAGAGAATGAAAGTAATGACTAAAAGAAAGAAACAAAAAGGACTAAAAACCTGTCAGAGAGACAGACAAAACTTGCCAATTAGCAAGACTCCATGTTATAATAACAAAATTTTTATGTTTTTCCTAGTTGCGCACACACGAGGCTCCAAGAGAAAAACTTGGCCGCCTACTTACCATTTAGGTGGCACCAAAGAATATCATATCGCAGATGCTCCACTCAGCTGCGGTCTCATGAATTGAACTTCGCTGCCTTCGTCGCGTGCGAAGCGAATGGGCGTTGTGCTATATTTCGGGATGGGGGCTGGAGAGAGAGCAGAAGAATGATTCATTTGGATCCACGAGCTTTTCAGCCCAAAAAACTATAAGAACCAATTAATGTCTGCCTATCCATGAACATCGGTTGGAGAGATTTCTGGAATAACCTAAATACGTACCTATAGGAATCACCCTTAGCTTTAAGGTTTTTAAGTTTTAGCACAAGATAATTTCTTTTTAATTGGGAATGAAGACACTTCCGTGCTTAGCCCTGCAGATCTTTCTTGGTAAGACGAATGTGTTATTTCATCATTCGCCCAAGAGATTAATCGAATCATCTAAAATTTGGAGCATGAAGTGCAATTAGATCTATTTTTAGGGAATTTATACAGACTTTTTGTAAaacaaatttttaaatattttaattctaaaaatttctcAAACTTGATTACCATTTTttaatacttaattaaatcattAATATTCGACACCGTCTACGTTACTTGGTCGAAATAAATTTATTTGTCTTGTATTTTAAAAACTAGAAAAAGTGCATGTACAGTTGAACCTCGATGAATGAATTGAAAATTGATACTCTCTATATCTCATTCATTTCTATACACTTTCCTTTTGGGGATGTCTcattcaattctatacatttcaaaatttaccaaaaatagtaaaaaaattataatataaaaattaactacaCCCACTTACATCCACTACTTTCTTCCACTACACTAACTTTATACATTTAATATTGATTGACCCCACCACTTTACCCATTTTTCTTACTTTTTTTTACAACATTCCACTTTTTCTTAATCTCTGTGCCCAAACCAAACGTATACGATTCAAAAGGATGGAGGGAGTAAAATAATAATCTCGTTAAAATTATGTTTTTTTCCGGTTTCAACATAATGAACACATTGCATTTATACTTCCGATAAAATAATAGACtcactaaaataatattttttttattccaACCTTATTAGTTATTACTTTAAAAGAGGTTTAAATGTCGAGAAATACTAGATATTAAAAAAAAGATTCAAAATATAAGTACAAAAGTCGTGGCATGATTGATGTGAAGGTATAAAATAACTTAATTAATACTACAGCTGTGAACGAAGAAgaataattctattttatatcgaactctatatcattataatttatattaaattcaacttcttttaacaatttaaattttaaatcatATCGAGTTTTATATTATTCTACTTTATTACTTTgagctaaattaaatttaagcagactaaatataatttttaagatttagttgatatataatgtgactcgggttaagataaaataataatattatcaaCCCCCTAAAAAAATATACTAATGAATTTGGATATACAAAATAATACATTTTACTTATATaggataaaaaaatacattatacaattgattcagactaacacaaaactacaataaaaatacaattcgaccaagaaaaataaaatcatatatactaattattcaatctaaaaaaaattatgttatttatccagacttaaaaaaattaaaattaaaattaaattagttAGTTTAatttggtcggtgtattgggctaaaataaaataacgtaaatcactgatccgagataaatcaaattaatattacactaaatataattcgtatcctattgagatgaacaaaaaaataaaattttaattgaaacataaatatttttttataaatacacatataattatcaataaaactatatcgcGCAATCAGTAATAttatctttttcaaatatcttttatagatttatagttaatcgattaattaatcaccatgctaaaataatattttttttaaggtcccaacataatgaagacattatatttttaccctcaataaaatagtaatttcattataataatatttcccCTACCAATactatcactttaaataagttaaACGTTCTAAAAAGTTATAAACATATACGTCTAcaaatataattatcatgaaatcatatcatttaaaattttaaataaacaaaattaagaattgaattgaatttttaaaaatatatataatattaaaaaaaattatgcaatACGTGAATCGCTTTTAATATTTTCCTATAATGTATTTGCTCATTTGTTTATGAGGAGTACATGGACATGCTTATGCCACCTTAAATGTAACACTTAACCTTTCAACACGCGCCCTATAAACAATCGTTAACAATCACTATCTTATCTTAATTTGGTAACAATTGTTATTTTAATTAGGGGAATTGATGTTAGAGATCCCGTTTTGATTAGGCTACGTAGACAAGATCTTCAGATCTTTATTCTAACAATTACATGTAATCCGAAATTACAAGTCAATGCTcttgtttatttttttttttgacaaatatggctTATAACCTTACAAATGAGTTTGTATTCTCATAAATTTTCGAGGTGAGCGAGGATCGAACCTAGTACCTGGGACGACAGAGGATAAACTCTTAACCAATTGAGCACGACAGAGGATAAACTCTTAACCAATTGAGTTATCCAACCGTGCTCATGCTCTCATTTATGTTAATAGACAGCTATTCATTAGATTGTAGCTGTACTCTAGCGAACTTAAGGGATGTGGTCcctaaaataaaatttattaatattaaacaaattgaaatatataaaatattttcagaaaattataAGTATATGTATCTCTCTCAGTTCtaaaaattactgattttaccgATTAATCACCCTATTAATCGTTTTAATATGCTATACCGATTCGATTTTATAATCCGATTAATCACGGTACTATTTtcttaaattaatatatttagtataataaattaatcatttttatattttattaaacaCATCCTATTAATGCTTTGATTAATCAATTCCATTAATCAATAATTATCCGATTAATCACTAAAAATTACTCCACCGAACAAATGCCGATTTCCGTTTTTCAGAACAATGATATCTCCTTAAAATATATTCGATGTCCGCCCCTGTCCGGTCATTAATTGCTTTACTATTTTGTCAAGGAAAGCAGATACTCTCACTATCCCATTGGTTTATTACGGGGACGAGAGTTCGGCACGTATTTTAATGCTTAACTGAagtataattataaaaaaatatgaaaatatattttatattccCATTAAAATGTGTGTCGACTGATAAAAAGAACATATAATGAATTGAATGAGACGGGGGAGTaacattttttatattttagCCTTTTTTACATAAAAATGCCAGATGTCCGAAATTGGATGACAAAAGAGTTGCAAAATATTAAGTGAAATATTCCGATTAATCATTTATTTTAGGGAGTACAACAGTACAACCGAAttgttactccctccgtcccttaaAACGTTTTctatttgtgttggacacgtttgccaatgcacacttttgattgttaatatttttaaattcgtattagtattaaatataaaaatttcattgtattaaagtactcataaatacgaatccaatgagatcactcatgactatgtttgatattatagattagacgtaaattagtagtcaatcgcttaccgTAAACAGTAACGAAAGTCAAAAGAGGAAACGTTTAACGGAACGGGAGGGAGTAGTAGTTTTTGTACTGTTTTTGAAAGTATACACAATTTTATCAAAAAGGTTACAAATCATTCGCCTTACGCATCATGATAGAACTGTTTTGCGGACTCAGTCATTTATTTACCCAACAGGTTCTATACGTTCACTATTTTCACGTATTTTGAGGCTTTCATAAGTtatagtttcataatgtttttttaatttttttttgaataaaaatttaaacataaaaattttattcatAACAAAAAAATTCAACAAAATATTATGGAGTTATGCTTTAAACGAGCAATGAAAAACGTACCAAACAGTAATGTATAGAATTCAATGGAACAGACGAAGTACTACGTATACGTAACTGGCTATGTGCATGACTATTTGTGTTTAACTTGCGTCTGGAAAGAAGCAAGAGCTTTCTTAAGCTGCTGAGTGTATACAAAAGGTCGCTCCAATGGTGCTAAATGGCCTGCCTTCTCTATGTATTCAAGACTCGCATTGTCTCCCAGTTTTCTGCAATAGTATTCAGTCTTggtaaaaattaaattttatatttcgAATAATTTACTATACCGCAATTCGCCGTAATCTTATAAGattcatttatttataaatttaaaattttgggaaatttggaaaataaattacaataatttGACGGAGCCACCTTACCGTCCTCGTCATCTTCTGAATTATATAATAGATAAAATAAGCATGTAGTTATGTTGTACTCTCTCTATTCCATTGAATTTTTTACATCACTTTTTGGCACGTTTTTCAATGCTTATTTAAAGTATAACTccattatattttttttaaaacggGTTTAATATGCAACAACTGACATATATATTTAATTGTGCTTACGATTAAGTCTCGACAAATAAATATTATCAGTATCGTGGAAAGAAAATTCATTCATCAAATTATTCGTTTATCGTGAGTAAAAATGTACTCCCTGTCTCTTAACATTTTTTACATCGGAGGACGGGTGCTCGACACGTATTATaaatataaagtatagtttcctaaattttttaatctttttttttctaaattgataatataatatttacatttctattaaaaattaaaataaattatgaaactatactttataacAGTCTTGAAATATGCGTAAGTATAAGAAAAAACTGTAAAATGAATGACTTAAAAAATATGTGTAAGTATAAAAAAATTGTAAAGAGTataaagaaaattgtaaaaaataaATGAGACGAAGTGAGTATGGTTTATGTTATTGACGTAATGTTAAGATCGCACAAAAAATACGAGATTTTTGCATAAATATCCAAATTAtagaaaatatttgcaaaaatacgtaTTAACCTCATATGCAATCACATACGTAACCGTTTCAACCTCATATGCGAAGTATCCGGTGTAAATGTGTAATAGAATGCATGAGCTGCCCAAAAACAAGTACATGAATGTAGTAGTTAGAAAGCACTTACCCCTTGATATTCTCGGCGACTTGGGAGTTGAAAATCTTATCATCATCGCCCCACAACAAATGAATCCTCTGAAAATTTTCAACACATGTGCATTTagatttttattaaaaaaattagataTCAAAATATACTATATTTAAACCTGTTATTGAATTTTTTTTGCCTAACATGTTGAATTTGACGTGAATGCTGAATGGGGTGATAACGGGTCagaaccgaaccaaaccgaaccGGAACCGAGAACCGAAATAGGAATATTTTAAGAACCGAACCGGACCCGTTTATATGTAAGAACCGAACCGGAACCGAACCGGAACCGAACTGTAAAGTTCGGTTCGGTTCTGAACCGAAAGAACcgaatttatatttttatatcatatttatttattttgcatATTATTTTGTATTCTAACTTTTTAAATTTTGACTAGTTTTGATTATGTATTTATGGTAACTTAGTAAAAGAAGATTTTTATTAATGGCGGATCATTTTGAATTCGATTACTTTCTAATATTtaagaagaaaaatatttataaaaatattcaaaacttcATAAATATTTAAAGAAACGAGTAAGACAATAAAAATCATaattttcttaaaatttattaaaatattataaataagaaaacataatacgtaatatatacatatatttatatatatatttgtatttattcatttatatacggttcggttcggttcttacggttctagtatgttaagaaccgaaccgaaccaagAACCAAAATTTCTAGAAAAATAAGAACCGAACCGGACCCGAATTAGTTAAGAACTGAACCGGAACCGTAATTTTTGATCGGTTCAATTCGGTTCCCGGTTCCAAACCGTAAGAAATGGTCTTCAGAAGGAGACTAGCATATCGCTGTTCATATCGCTCTGTCCATGCCTGATATTTTGATTTTAGGTTTATTTTTATCCACAATTTTATTTTCGTAAATAGACGTTTAGTCAAATCGCTAGATGGAGACCAGCATCCAAAACATACGGCTTAAAATAGTAGAAAACCTGGGTGTAATTGGGGGCAGCTGCATCTTTGTCCTTGACGACCAAGACCTTCAGAAGTTCATTTTTCTCTTTTCTGTTATCAAACATAGCCTGCATCAACTAGGTAATTAAATCGTGTTTTCGATTTATGTCAAGTCCATGCTAAACTCGAAAAATGTTAAAACAAAAAAGTTAACGAATCATTATGTGCGGGGATGATCTAGCAAGGGATACGAGGGATACATGTCCccttaaaataaaattttactaaaaatatataaaagtatttttaaaaattcaaaaatatgagagtgtttttataaaatatggtAGTGTTCAAGGATTATAATTACTAGATCCGCCCCGGACTATGTGTAAAATAATTAGTACTACCACTTTTAAAAACATGTCttatataattcaaaaataattttaatatttatttaaatatccTTGAAATTTCTGACATGCAATTAGACCTGACaaaatggatttagaaaatcaaTCCGAGATCTTATTAATATCAAAAAGAGATAATCTAATATTTAACAAAATTTGAAATAATCTGATAACGACCGAAATTGATTCAATTCAGCTAAATTCAATAATGATCCAAAAATTAATTTGATCCGAAACGAAAATTTAACCACAGTCAAGATCATATCACAAATTAGTATAGACTTTTAAAACATTGCAAACACCAAACCATCTTACTATATTGCTGGAGGaaaataatactccctccgtaTCAAAAAATATTTCTCATTTTGACTTTTTACATTATTTATtgtaagcgattgactactaatttacgtctaatttataagatcaaatatagtcatcagtgattttgttggattcgtatttatgagtattttaatacaattaaatttttatatttaatactaatacgaaattaaagatattaacaataaAAAATGTGCATcggcaaacgtgtccaacacaaacGGAAAAAGTATTTAGGGACGGGGAGTAACTGTACACAAATTACAAAATTGACAGTTCAAAAATCAAAATTGTCCAGTTTAAACATACCTCCAGAAAATGTCTGTAAAATACATCAGGCAGCCAAGGCAGCTTATGTGTACCAGAACTCATCATCTCTTTCACACCATCAACAGTCTCCGGCATCAGCAAATCTGACCAGCTCTCTCCACCAAACTTCGCCATGCCAGCTGCCGTGATCGACTCCGTCATCTCCATCACCGTCCCCGTAACCACCATGGACTCAACCAGGTCCTGATATTTTCTCGCCATTTCAAACCCTACCATACCACCATAACTTAGACCCACAATTGTACATTTTTCGACTCCCAGTTTCTGTAGTCCACGAGCCACGCACTCGGCTTGAAAAGCCGACGTGCGATCATATTTATCGGTAACAGAGTTACCGAAAAATATGAAATCAGGCACGTACACAGAGTACGTGCCCGATAAAGACATGGCTTGAAATAGCCATGTGAGAATGCCATTAGCAGCAAAGCTATGAAGAAACACTACAACAGGCTTCTGGGCAACTTTTGTTGGAACCCAAAAGTTTAGTACTGTTCCGGGTTCGATCTCAACTAGCTTTGGCGTCAACCCCGCTAGTTTGACCGCCCTATTTACAAGTGGCTCTAATATCTTAAAAAGATTCACCATAATTCTCTCCAAAACAATACCAAGAAATGTGTTAATTATATCTCTTGAGCTAGATCGTGAATAATATTTATATGCATTTTGTGCTAGTattattactccctccgtcccaaaatGATCTTCCCGTTTTGACTTTTCATACTGTTCATTGTAAGCGAATAActattaatttacgtctaatatataatatcaaacatagtcataagtgattttgttggattcgtatttatgagttaatataatgaaatttttatatttaatactaatacgaaattaaaaatattaacaatataaaAAAGGATGTATTGACAAACGTGTCCAATACAGTACAAACAGAAAAagtttttagggacggagggaaTAATATGTACGTCAAACAATGGCGGACCTGTACCGTACATGCAAGGCCAACTAGGCTACTACCTAGCTTCTTTTTCTAGAGACCTACTAGCTTAATTACCTAATTAGTCAAAGGGAAATAttattttcaatttatttttaatttattgaGCTATAAAATGTGAAAATATAGAATTATCTTGGTATTGATTTTTTCTTAAGGTTGTTCATGTGATCTGGGGACAGTTTGTATTATTACCATATCTTTGCTCTTAATATTAAAAGTCAGTTGTGGAAATtatatttttcttcaaaaattatatttttttattcgGTTTATGCTTatcaataataaaaaaaaagaaaaatgctattttcagagctatttatttatttttgagcAAGAATATGGTGGAAAGATTAAACTGTATCccttaaaaaaattaatacaagGATAATtcgatattaaataattaatacaAGCTATTTATTTATATATCGTTGGTTAAGAATTGCCCTGATTAAATTAAATACGATATTAAAcacaatcaaaataattttaattcgtTTAGAGAAAAATGAATAAAAAGTCGCAATTGATTGCAAAAgatattttgtaaatattttcagaaaataataaaatcataaaaatatcAGCATGATATTTTAGATAATTTCATGATGAATTTTACTAATACTACTTTATAACAAAATTTTATTTAGTAAATATTAAATTGGTGTTTAAGAAAAGTAAAACTATTATAATTGTAGGTACTTCAATGTAAAATTGATTTCTTACACAATTTTATTACTGTTTaatcgtgcaattatttttatgatgtaattcaatttaaaaaaaaacttgtATATCTTTAAAATGAGAACACTCCAACCAATTTTGAGATAAGCAACGCTTTTTTTTAAACCTACACGTGAAGTAtacttttttttttttaaataatattttaaagccaTGCAAATATCACGAGTACGAGGCATTATAATAATTCATGTAGGAAAAAGTAAAGAAGAAATCTTTAGAAAGAAAAGTCTAAAATCGTATAATAGACTAATAAAGTAATCGTGTTGAAATTATCAATATACAAATAATTATAAATCGTGGCTGTCAGATTCGCAGATATTTTATGGGATAAAGTATGTAAAAGTCAAATATAGACCGTTTAGATACGTGTATATGTCTTCAATGTGACCTCCCAAATAGGGAATTGTGTTtcattcaaatattcaaatacttCTCTTTTTTGTCGATGTGGTTGGTTAAATACATTCACCTTTACCTATATGGCtatatttgaaaatatttaagAAAGCATTTGAAAACTTGCGTTTAATTTCAAATGAGAAATTTTAAATTACAGAATTCGAGTTGCCATTTGTTTTTTGAAATGAGCGTACTTGCATTAAAATGAAAT
Above is a genomic segment from Apium graveolens cultivar Ventura unplaced genomic scaffold, ASM990537v1 ctg6086, whole genome shotgun sequence containing:
- the LOC141703018 gene encoding uncharacterized protein LOC141703018, giving the protein MVNLFKILEPLVNRAVKLAGLTPKLVEIEPGTVLNFWVPTKVAQKPVVVFLHSFAANGILTWLFQAMSLSGTYSVYVPDFIFFGNSVTDKYDRTSAFQAECVARGLQKLGVEKCTIVGLSYGGMVGFEMARKYQDLVESMVVTGTVMEMTESITAAGMAKFGGESWSDLLMPETVDGVKEMMSSGTHKLPWLPDVFYRHFLEAMFDNRKEKNELLKVLVVKDKDAAAPNYTQRIHLLWGDDDKIFNSQVAENIKGKLGDNASLEYIEKAGHLAPLERPFVYTQQLKKALASFQTQVKHK